TTAGATCGTTTTGAATTATATCACTACAATAAGTCGCGTTTTTTGGACCTAATTCTAAGTGAGATTTAAGAAGAGGATCATATTTGGCCAAAAGTGTAACAACATCTTTGAACAGACCTTTATCGTAACTACTTTCCTTCTCATTTTTTCCTCGGAATGAACGTCCACCAATACAAAGAGGAGTTATATCAATTAAGCGTTGCATGATttgtctattttttaatatttgctgtTCTTTTTGACTATGTATAAGTTCTCTCTCTTCATCTAAAACTATATCTATtggatttaaatgcaaaaaGTTTGTTAATGAAGTTATGGTATTTAAATGAGTGTGTTTGAGGTTTGGTGTGCTTTAAATTTAGTTGTAGCTAGTTTTCAATCATTAAATCCAACTTTTGAATGCGCAGAATCTGTATAGCCGGCATTTATTCCTGAAGAATTGGTGAACATCCGACAGGGAAAACAAAAAGCTCTATCTAGTTTCACACTGTACTCAAgccaattgaataattattcataccaAGATTTATTAAAGCACCGCAATCTATCTCCAAACATTGTTCGTGGATACGATTTAAGTTTGGGTTGAAATGGGCCTCGAACAACCCTATATTTACGTTCTAACTGGGATGCCGGTAATAAATTAGCAGGATCATCAGGATCTAAAATGTTCAGAATTCATGCATAagatgaacaatttaaatttagtacacAATACTTACTCGGTTTGatcatttaatgtttaaaattgtacaacttGTTTTCTTagtaaataacaacatttaaataatatgaagtatCGAGAAACATAAAGACACAACATTGATCAACACAAATATTATcagttaggtatacctaataaaactaattagtaAAAAGGTTTATTGGTTAATGGTTACTGCAAAagcaaaaaattacaatatttatttacctaatatacataataaaaagtcAACTACAAAACATTGACCCAACatggttcaaaatgtatatatttgctCGTGTGGcataaaacctaacctaaccatattttaaataatatatcttaaacggtaaaatataatttaactttgtaaaaatatatatgcctTTGCACTTAGTAGCCTGGACCGGTCTGCCACCAAACACTGAACACAATTAATAGTAAACCTAACATAGCACGCACATAGACAaaactaacaaattattattacctattacaatattatttctatccaTCATAAGGatatacatataagttataaattaaacgtttaaCTAGATACAATGCGTCTATAAACACAGTCTAGAACTGAACACAAACAGCCAACATATacaaacattaatacattattaaaataatattgtaagtaaataCCCAACAGCTCATGTACAGTATTTGACTCGAACTTTTTCAGATTCTTCAACCGTATGACTGCAGTGTGTCAATGGGACTGGATCATCTGGATCATTGTcacctaaattaataaaatgaatattgttaattcataagtaaaataaaacagcTTACATAGTAtgcatagacaatattattaaaataatgaaaagggCCGTTTTGGTTGAGTAATGATATTTCAAAACGAGAGATTTATTTGGGGCTGGTGTACTTGGCCACAGCCTTAGTTCCTTCACTGATggcatgaaatatatatatatatatatataatatttatgacacaTCTCTACGTTTCGTCGGAAGAGTCGGtgtttacgcgtaagtttgttttaattttattttggtgctcaaatttaccattttagacttgaattgaattaaatatttatcgacaCGGACAATTTGCTAACTCGGTGACGTATAAacgatttaaatgataataacattttaattacgtCGGTACATTATTGCTTGTATCGGTATTTCTATAGGTTTTTcattgatgatttatttttagaacgtttttaccaaattccttgttatcgacggtaatagcTGCTATTAATGATACGAATATCCATcgtatttatagtatactattatatgttttgcCATATACATCATAGGGACCGATAAAATCCTTAAATAACCGGacaccgaattttttttttcacccgaCTATTTGCTGAAAAATATGGTTGAATCAGCGTTTGACGACACTCAGCTGATGTTCAGAACTTCACGCATTACCTACgtcatgtattttaaaatttcattcgagtttattattcaataacaacCAATTTTTCTTGAGCCCTTATCAGTGTCACCAATGTATATGTCAccagtaaaatattactacatatttcaatgatacgttttgtgaaattgtaaattttgcacgttgtaattttgtgttatttagctacacctattatctataggttttgaggttaaaaaaaaaatctaataaaattcgaaatttacttgtacctataaatagctcaaaaagagtaaaaatattttaataataatattgtaagatgtgtggaaaatataaataaaaatataatttttttatcataaataaaataaaatgtcatcttGCCACCtgggatattatgataatgttataataaaaattaaaaaaaaccctttttttaatgttaaaaatattacaatgccGTTGTCGTACTTTTGGTACAACCGTGGCACTTGAACCAGAATTTGGCGGAtggtcatttttgttatttggatggactatattatttaatttggataACTGTCGGGAATCGAATAATTCAACAGTGCAACAATATCCACGAGACCACgacgtataaaacatacattataattatacacgacACTAGCAGCCGATTATcgtctgtttatttatagatacttttgTCCCGCGTTCTGGGGAAGTTTGATGAATAGGTACGCCATTTACCGAGTAAACATtgacattgttataaatatatttttattactgatagtcgataaataaacaataattatccaggATTCTCGGTGTTTATATGGCTTCAATTACGTAAGATACCgattgtacctaattaaaaacccGAAAGACCCATGTTGACATTACAGTCTGGTTAGGTATAGCTATTACTCACAGTcgctcaaatatatattaacgttaattttttcattaccacGGATCGACCgacagttaaataataataatgaaatttgccgTGCCCATAAGATTGGTTATTTTTAGCATGTTTTTGCCGAATCTCGTGTTTTCGACGGTAAAACCCGCACAACGTCTATTAATATCCatcgcatttataataatacacacgatattatatcattctatCAAAGAAGAACTCGATGTTTTAGTAAATTTCTCACGTAACCGGAcggcatttttttttcgttgttttcttttttaattatccCGATAATCACGCAGTGCTCCCCGCTCTGTACACACtgcaaatgttcaaaatattctacgtgcgatagttttagttcaaaaataatgGTTGTTAGAGAACAGAAATTTTATAGCgattggtggccctgaaaagggccgttttaGTTGAGTAATGATATTTCACAAAACGGGAGACTTATTTGGAGCTGGTGTACTTGGTCACAGCCTTGGTTCCTTCACTGACGGCGTGCTTGGCCAATTCACCGGGCAACAAGAGTCGGACGGCAGTTTGGATTTCCCGGCTGGTAATGGTCGAACGTTTGTTGTAGTGGGCCAGACGACTGGATTCGGCGGCGATGCGCTCGAACAGGTCGTTGACGAAGCTGTTCATGATGCTCATGGCTTTGGACGAGACTCCGGTGTCGGGATGTACTTGTTTCAACACTTTGTAGATGTAGATTGCGTACGATTCTTTCCTCTTGGGCTTGCGCTTCTTGTCGGACTTGGCGATGTTCTTTTGTGCCTTGCCGGACGACTTCTTCATTGCTTTGCCCGCCGATTTTCCTCCTGGAGCCATTTCGAATAGTTGTAAATAGAAAACTTGTTGACGACTGAAACGTTGTGTACTGAGTGATGATTTGGCAGTACATCACTGGGGGTATATATTACCAAACCCAAGCGACATGCCGTTCGTTTATTGGTGTAAAAACCCACAGTGATGACGATATAAATAGAATCGTCGATTTGTCCATAACAACGGAAAATAGAAGTTTCTCTACGAGTACGTTTCACGGTTATGTCGAACGAAAACCACAACGTTTGGTAATGAAAGTCAACCGAACGGTGTGACGTAGTATCGTAGTGTTGTTATCTCTGTCCAATCACAGAATTGCTATCcacaattttactatatatacgaAAATTTCAGGCGAATCGCACATCAGTCTCATTTAGTATCGAATCTGAACCATTCCAAGCACAATTACAATCATGAGCGGACGCGGCAAAGCAGGAAAATCGAAGGGAGGCAAATCCAAGACCAGGTCGTCCCGCGCCGGACTCCAGTTCCCGGTCGGTCGTATCCATCGTCTGTTGAGAAAAGGAAACTACGCCGAACGTGTCGGAGCCGGAGCACCGGTATACCTGGCCGCCGTCATGGAGTACTTGGCAGCTGAAGTTTTGGAGTTGGCCGGTAACGCCGCCCGTGACAACAAGAAGTCTCGTATCATCCCCAGACATTTGCAATTGGCCATCAGGAACGACGAGGAGTTGAACAAATTGTTGTCCGGAGTAACCATCGCTCAAGGCGGTGTGTTGCCCAACATCCAAGCCGTGCTCTTGCCCAAGAAGACCGAGAAGAAGGCCTAACTTTGCTACCTTACCCTACAAACACAGTTtaaaacggcccttttcagggccaccaaaattaaaacaaacggTCCGTCCGAATTTTTTTCCAGCAGATACACTAGATTGTGTTAGTACTACACGTGTAGCTGTCGTTGCTTTCAGATTTTTAAGCGAATGCCTTGAAATTTTTCAATCGAGATCGGGCacgattttacattaaatatacttggataACGATTCTGAAGGGCCTTAATTCCATTTCCTTCATATTTCGAGGAAGAAGCCGTCACTTGTGGGTGGCCTTAAACCttaaaaatcgtattaaaaaattatcccaTCGAATTACTATGGGTACACCGTCAACATAAGCTGGCTCGTCGTCAAACGAATGTTTAGAATTAAACGCTGATTTTACTCAAATACGGCTACGCTGACCACTGGCGGCTTACAAAACaaccgtttttattaaaaaattatattttttatccttataattttttaagttttttactttttttatacaacatagtgttttttaattttatattccaaagcagaatatttttcttagtatttcgaCACATagaagtggacaaacatttcgcggggtaaccccgtaccactccactccgctcatctaaactttaaatacttataactcataaactactcgtcccaaattcgattttcatgTATCGAAATACCAAGTAAAATactctgctttggaatataa
Above is a window of Metopolophium dirhodum isolate CAU chromosome 3, ASM1992520v1, whole genome shotgun sequence DNA encoding:
- the LOC132940376 gene encoding histone H2A-like — its product is MSGRGKAGKSKGGKSKTRSSRAGLQFPVGRIHRLLRKGNYAERVGAGAPVYLAAVMEYLAAEVLELAGNAARDNKKSRIIPRHLQLAIRNDEELNKLLSGVTIAQGGVLPNIQAVLLPKKTEKKA
- the LOC132940657 gene encoding histone H2B-like translates to MAPGGKSAGKAMKKSSGKAQKNIAKSDKKRKPKRKESYAIYIYKVLKQVHPDTGVSSKAMSIMNSFVNDLFERIAAESSRLAHYNKRSTITSREIQTAVRLLLPGELAKHAVSEGTKAVTKYTSSK